A stretch of DNA from Montipora foliosa isolate CH-2021 chromosome 4, ASM3666993v2, whole genome shotgun sequence:
atccgttctctcacCTCAACCTCTCTTGAGGGTATCTagaggtatacaagggtatataggggtatacaagggtttataggattattgcttacaatatttattacactataataagggatacataagGTCCGTACCCAGGTGCCGGCATAAAAGACATGCCAGataaaaaagtcgcgccaaacaaaaaaagtcgcgccaaattaagaaaagtcgcgccaagtaaaaaagtcgcgccaaataaaaaaagtcgcgccactgacacaaataaaaacaagagtcacgcccaaagtaaaaaagtctcgacagaaaagaaataaaaagtatACGCACACCCAGGTGGCACTAACAGGGCTCCGTAGTTTCGATTGTTTTGTTCAAGTTCTTTATAGCTGTTTCGTGtgttccggtggtttcgtttCGATGGTTTCGTTCCGTTGTTTCGGTGGTTTTGGTGGTTTCGTTCCGGTGTTTCGATGGTTTCGGCGGTTCCGGTGGTTTCGGTGGTTTCGTTCCGatggtttcgtttcggtgtttcgggttttagtacatgccgttttgaagatcagagccgtacctggttggaagacttgcaaatacatcctctcctttaaagagtgcttctatgctataaagccaaggtatcttaaaactatcggagacgctcttcgatgcacgtttgaaatctaccattgaccaccattttgagaatttagctccaaacgaaatatgagccacgcaaattttggggTCAGCGTAGATTACtaaataatgtatgcaaaattattctggaacacgattactaacggtaaatcacagaccgttcctctccgattttttttttgaggggaggggcggtctgtacacaggctaggtttgggcctaatcactgaaacgaacgcttaggcttcaTCAGTatacgagtgctattttctttacAAAATCTTGTGAAatgtgtagttaaccaaaccgtaaattgaaagcgtaAATGTGAAAGAGtacttagacctaatcactgcaacgagcgctatttccttgacaagatctcgtgaaaaatgtagttaatctaaccgtaaaattcacaattgatcactacttaattcgcgagtcacgctttaagaacgagaaatactgttttgaagaATTTacttctgcgtaccgcgtagacagctacgcagaactttattccaggggctttcgtcggtactatttacacaaacgtcacaaagttttaaaatgattttcctcaactgtaaagcttttccggcgtcggaaaaaaaaaaactttccccctcacaactggcatttattcaaaacagcacatgcacttgcgaaaactaaaccttcaattTGCCTTCACTGAAGTGGcccacgaaataagcaaatcagagcgtagattgcattgccgcaacctttctTTAATTACCAATGAAAAAGAGTGTATtgaactttgccagatctcacatttccagtgacagagtgagatctgggtacgagattaggccAAGGCAACTGCGGAATAATTTCAGCATGCGCGGGATGATTCCCTTATTAAGTGGATTTTCTTCGAGAATCGGAACCCAGCTCAggtgcccgtttctcgaaagtcccgaaaacttttcggacccgaaaagccacttgtgaaactgccaaccacttgttttggaaagttgatattttaacacgttttcaaggtaacaaatagcaaaatgactgtgaagttttacaacttaaatcctctcgGTCCTTGAGATACAAAGTAAATCACACCCGAAAATAGCCCGTAAAGtttaacttttcgggcccgaaaagctagTCGTCAAGctgcaatctgcttattttgaaaagctgatcctttaacatgtttttaatgtaagaaaaactaagaggattgcgaagtttgatggcttggAAACTCGGCTttgcgaagatataaagggaattgtggcacccgaaataggcccgaaaactttcgggacttttgaaaaactggccaCAGATCTTCTTGAAACGAGGAAGCTTTCCCGGGTGAGAGAGAGCGGGAAAAAAAGCGCGGGAATCTGTCTCACAGCCGAGCAAGAGGAGAAAGATGGCCGCTGTAAGTGATCTCGTTTATAGTGTCTATATATTTGAATTGTCGTCTTCCCTAGTTTTCGTCGTCAGACTTCGTTGCCTCCACTTTCCTAATTGGATCCTCAAAAGTGCAAGGAGATCTTTTTGAAGTGTTAAAGAGTTAACGCCGTTTTTGTTTTGAAGGGTTAACTTCGTTGACTTCGACATTTACTGAGTCCCGAAGTCGATACTTGGAAAAGAAATTACTTGGTAAGATAAGCTTCAATTGTTACTTTGACAGAAAACTGAAGTAATTATCGATGTAAATGGCACTTTTGTTAATTCAGCGCGCGGAAAATTCACCCAAAATTTGACTTTCTGCTAtaaatttaaggacgttcgcgcgaaaatttttcaacattgatttttttctgaaccttttaccactgtaagatgatgagttagttatgtaagaaatgtaaaaaaaatggggggtcaccgacttcgttttggagagaacatgcccggaaaaacacccaaaatgtgacaaaatcgggcttcgttagcgaataaggccagtgtctgtaaacccaaatatgttgcaattaaatctttgaagtgaaatcttctgtgccaaatattgtttaagtggacttattaagtgaatttagtcagctggtgaggttccttaaagatcaagttcgcatttagcgaccacagtttcacgcgccttgcaaccgcaagatggcaggatttgatgtcccgtgagcagaaatcttgaaatttttttaacttcccacattgaatttttgttcatttttggacaacgtggagataattgtaaataaaatccgtttctggaaagaaaaatagaggtcaccgaacgtccaagaccgttaaatccaggcaaagctatagcaatggccttttgccctatcattttctcattttattacttagcgcgcgcgctcgtgtatgacgtggcgtgtgcatttgtgtgcgcagtaaggatgcgcagaaacaattggcgcgaacgtccttaagtgaatCGTCGCCAGATTTGTGTAACCTCTACCATCTAATTTTgtttcactttttttaaaattctgtctttttttttttttttggcggaaggcggacagagaaaatgaaaagGAGAAATACCGAAAGTAAGGACTACCATGGAAAGGACTTAGACACCCTGTGCCATTActttatgtaaagaaaaaacagctgcatttaccctttaattaaaaaaaacgcTTACTCAACACCGTACTGCAAAAATGGGGCGCGCAGCTGCCAAGGCCAGCGATGAAAGTTTAAGGCAACAAAAACCCGTTAATATTTCATCACACGTATACCCGCACATTTTTCCAGTTCGTGTTCTCACTATTGAATGGGCACAGTCCCTGGCTTTATGTTATTTTAAGTACCCTATACCGTTTGACAACGCTCGTCGTTCTGCCAGTTGAACTGGAAAAAAAAGGAGCATCTGAATCCAAGTACGAACCCAGAAAAAGTGCTAACTAAAATATTTCTCAAccaatgaatgaagggggtagtttctaaagaaactgtggtgctgcgtcggtggggaagtagtatacaaaaatttagttttatcaacggagttgataatgtaaactggccaccgtacagagattctaaaagctgacgtttcgagcgttagcccttcgtcgtcgctcgaaacgtcagcttttagaatctctgtacggtggccaatttacattatcaactccgttgatgataccaaatttttgtatttctcAACCAGTCCATCCAGCTGATTGTACTGTAATGACATCATGAGTTTAGACTAAGAGAGGTCTGGAGCTGAATGTGTCTGTTTATTACATCGGATGCCTGTGGCAGACCACATACGAAATTCGGTTGTCGTGTTTATCTTCACCCTAAACTTAGCAGCTCAAATTTTCGAAAGAAATCAAGTCTTCATCGAAGGTAAACTCACTACAGTCTATTAACATTGAAACGCAAAGTACTTTAAAGTCTCACCCACAATTTTTGCACATTAATATAATAAACATCGTTTCTCTTAACTTCGACATGATCaatctttttctggtatttattgacaggaatttcttcattcaacacagCTTTTCCATAGGTTTTTGCATTACAACGAGAATGTGGGCCCGGAACGTTCGTAGCTTAGTGGCATTAGATCGTACGCGAAGGTGGAAAAATGGCCACACCCCCGATTTCTAGCGacgatttttggaaaaaaaaggtgcggcttatttGCGGGTTTTTACGGTATTATTATTAATGGCAAAGGGTCTGTTTTCGATTATCGTTCTGTCTACTTCGTGCAAGTATTGACGAGCGTCTTAAGTCGATTGCGATTTACTAGGTGGGGAACTAACCATTTGGTTAATTCCTGGAAGGATATGAGAGAAGCGTGATAACAGGATGAACTGAAACCGGGTTGAAACAAACATAACGCAGTCATTAAAATCATCCGTTTATTAATTTTCTTGACTCAATCAAGATCCCTGATTTACAGATAGGTTCCTTTCCTATTATCACAGCCGGTTAATAAACATTGATATTACTTTGATAACATAGCAAGGCACTTTCTTCACACACAACTGAACTAACGAAAACGTACATCATCAGTCCTTTCCTCGGATCACATCTTACCAGCCAGTGGGTCAACCAACAGATAGTTGCATGACAACTGGATTTTGACACTTCAGTTTTTTTATTCTCGGCGGAGCGAACTAGGCAGACGAGAATTGTACAAGATAATAATCTCCAGTTAGGATTTATGTCCTGAACATCTGAAGCACTCCTCTCTCACATATCTTTGAAAGTCCAAATTATTCTCAGCCTAAAGTTATTTAATTACTAGTCTTTTGAGAGGAAAAAACAAGTACTAGACAAAACATTGACGACACAATAATCAAGTGTTGTCACTGACTCGATACAACTTCCACTAGTACACGATTTCGACGAAcatacaaaacaatgtttattgATTAGGTTCTACATGCTCCTGGCAAGTATATATTTGCATTTATATTAGTCTGATTGTCACTTCTTTTTACAACTCTGAAATTCTTTTGTGCGGATTAACACGGTTTTGTCGTCACGAGACAGCAGACATTCATGATGTCTAGCTGTGTAAGTTACTTGTTGTTGCATGATTCTACGTGCACAGAGAACATTACGGGACAATCTTATAAAAACTGCTGGGGAGGTCTGTACACAAAACTAGGTATCAGCTCATCTTTTTGTACAAATACTTTGTTTTTCAGACCTGAAAGGCAAACACCACTGAATTAGTTTTGTTTTAGTCAATACCACGAAATAAAATCTAACAGTCTTGGTAAGATTGGTATTAGGAATGTTTCCGTCCCCAAGGGGGTCACCCTGGAACTCTTCCACTGACCAGATCTGAAAAATCAGAAGGTCCCAGGCACCATGGGTTGAAAGTAAACGGGACAGCTACAATGGCAGCGTCACACATGCTTTATTGTCGGAAAAGAGCCAAACAATAACATCATCATTTCCCACTCTAGGATCTTCCACACATCAGAAATTTTGTTCTGTCCATGTAAAAAGCCCTCAAGGcgttaaaataaattggattaCATCATTTTCTTCCCACTGATGTCCATTTCATCTAAATTTACTTACGGAGTTTAGAAGAGACCACAATCCTTGAGGTTGTTTTTGATGATGACATCTGTAACAGCATCAAACACAAACTGGATATTGTTTGTATCCGTGGCACACGTGAAGTGAGTGTAAATCTCTTTTGTGTCCTTTCTCTTGTTGAGATTCTCAAACTGAAGTTGGATGTATGCTGCAGCTTCCTCGTATGTGTTTGAACCTACACGAAAAGTTTTGCAAGGACAGTGTGACACCAGAATATTAAGAATGCCTTGATTGAAAACATGAATTGTTCATGTTCCATTAcaaagatacatgtaatttttaCCTGTGTACTCTGGGAAGCAGATGGTCAATGGTGAATGTGTGATTTTCGCTCCAAACAAATCCTTCTTGTTAAGGAAGAGAATGATTGAAGTGTCTGTGAACCACTTGTTGTTGCAAATAGAATCAAACAACTTCATGCTTTCCATCATGCGGTTCTAGAACAGAAAGTGTTAAAGAATGAGATGTTAGCGCTTGAATAGAACTTTCCGTGCAAAGATATGTCTACCTTACCAGTATGTTAATTTTGTTGGGGAGTGTGGGGTCGTGGGCTCAAGCTTTGGAGTGTAAGGAGTTTACATGGTGTGTGTCATTTCTGTTTGTTGAGCCAAGAGAGATGAAAAAATTTGGTCAAGTCTTGTTTTCTGTTCATTTCCCATTTTAGTCACTTTTGCTTGCAGTAGTTTTGCTAGCTAGGTTTTACTTCATTTTATCTGTACTCTCTGACAGCGACAAAAGTCAAACTGCCAATCAGGGGCCGGGTgcttgaagcctggttagcgctaaccgttggttaagaggtatcacaACATATAAGTTTCCATGGTAggtatttaatgctggttagcgctaaccatgcttcaagcaacccgggccagagtGACAGGTTTTTGCACATACATGCTAGTAAATTCAAACCAaataaatatcatgtaaatatAGATTTCCCTGATGCAAAGTATTTTAACACCTGCACAGTGTGCTGTTGTAGCATTTTATAATTCCAGAGTTCAAGGAAAGAGGCCTGTTTAAAGTGACAACACAAACCCAAACCCCTAGAAGTCGCATCTTACCATTTCTTCATCTTCTGCCAATACTAAGTCATATGCACTGAGGGCAACGCAGAAGATGATAGCTGTTACTCCCTCAAAACAATGAATCCACTTCTTTCGTTCAGACCTCTGACCTCCAACATCAAACATTCTGTTGACATAGCCACAGCACAGAAATCAGTAATGTTAATCATTGCAAGTGGAGGTCAGGTACCCTAGTGCACTGTGGATGTTGGCCAGAAAACCCAGCACCTCCCCAGATGGAACTACCTTCTAACCACAAGCCCCTGCACCCAAAAGGGAAGGCCGGAGAGAAAGAGCAACAAAAAACCAGGGCACCAGTCACACTAAAAGATATTGCAGTGGAAGAggaataaatttaaataataataataataatattattattattattgttgttgttgttgttgttgacataaattcaaaatggcatcTAATAATGGGTGGATTAGCTCAGAAATTAATCACTCCCTGAAAATTGTCCCCAATTATTAACCCTATGAGGTCCAAACTGGCGGAAACCGGCCagactctgtctaacgccagacaattttactcatcaatggggaacccctgggagtcaatgggttaatcactcacagAAATGGCTAAAATCTAAAGAGGTTCACAGCATTTAATGAAATTAGAGttggagaaaacaaaaaagaatggTAGTCCAATAATTAAACTATTCTCTTTTTTTATCTACTTTTTTCCTTCTGACTTTGCACTTTGCAATATATCAGGCGATCACACTTCAATTTTTAGATGCCCTGGTACATTTTTAAGTCTGACACCACTAGCCCTGTTTACAAGTAATACTCGAAATAATATCTTAACATTGGGGGTTCCTCTGTGAGAATATCAGAGGATTTGACCAAAAATTAAGACAGTTTTGTCATAAATTTCATGTCTTGGATAGCTCACCAACTAAAATTCATTTGATACCTCATCCTATAATTTATCGTAGGTAAAATTCCATCCCAGTTAGGTTCTTGCATAGAAAAACTCACTTGAAATGTAAATCTTTAAATGTAAAATGAGTCTCGACAATTCCAGTTGTCTTCACTCGCGTTCTAAGAACATCTTGCTCGGTTGGAATGTAACTTGGAGATCCTAGCCTGTCTAGCTCATTCAGGTAACtagaaaacattaaaaaacaacacaagtttAACATAACCAAGTCAtaacattaatttaaaacattaaatagccaacaaagtgccgagttggctataaccagtctcatatccaacaagtgggaatggaataattgttttattaaattccttaaactccaaaagtttggaagttcGAAATAAGCGAGGAAGTTCgaatgaaatcaaaaaaacctttttgttAACAACAGAAagcattaaccctttcactcctagcgccagatgattttactcgtcaatggggtaCCCCACAggactgaaagggttaaacccagtttaattaaacatgtcttgttggtgtgaatggggtataagGTAAGCCTTAATATAAACATACTATGAAGCAGAATCATTTAGCTGATATTCCCTTGATCTTGAAAAGCAGTTTTGCACTCCAGAGTCATGCCATAATCTCTTCATTATTGAGACCAGCTCAGGTGTGAATTTCACATCTTCCATACTCCCTGCTAAAGCAAAAAGTTCCCGTGCATCATCCTGAAATGAAGAGAAGATTGAAAAAGAAGAAGGAAACAGTTAAGTTATCATGCCCACGCCAACAATGGCAAAACAGGTCACAGCGAGATATTAACTCCAGCCTGGTTCTACTCTGGACTTTCAAATTGAAGTTAATGAGATCCAATTAGTTATCATTCACGAGTCTCATGATTTGAATTGATCACTCCACAGCACATTTTTCagtcaacaaaataaatataatcaAACCCAACTGAGCAAACACAAGTTAACAgctggaaaataaaattaatatctcAGTTCAATGAGTAGCACATAGCTTTCCCATTTGCTCTCAAATTTAGCAATCCCAACATTACAAGAAAACCAGCAACTATTATTGTGAGACTTTCACGCTGACCAGCTTAAGTTGCTGGCTTTATTGTGTTAACAGCCATTCaacaaacaaaatatgagcccgcaatacttgtgtaTAAAGAAACCCCTGCCATTGGCAAATGGTTGTGGGAATAGAATCATAAATAATTTGTTTCTTAATTTATTCTAGCAAAAGTGGCAAGttacccttttatttcaaaagagcaaagatgaaaaatttgcgacttctccagatactTTAGTCACATACTAGGGGAAAAAagttcagtcacaaatgcgactACTGtatattggtcgcaatttcaagccctgtagTGCTGGTATTGCTACAACATGTACTACTGTAATAGTATTATTTCAAAATCAAAGATTAAAATTAAGAATATACTTACAGCTCTGTCATTGTGTCCAAATTCAATCTTGAGTGTTCCTAATGCCCTAATTATAGCAATCATTGATTGTATGGTGTTGCTGTACACTACTTGCTTGTACTGTGCACATTCCTCTTGCGTATAACCATGTTCGTGAATAATTCTAGAAGCAATAATCAGATTTTATGCATTCGCTCAATAAATTGAAAGAGAAGAAATTGGCAGTTTCTCAATTCTAGAACGCCATTTGAGGGAATCGTCCAGTCAAAAATAAGGACCTCTTTGTACATAACTCAATCATTCAACAAATACATGTGTATCATACAAGTCAGTGGTTGCTTTGTGCTCCAGGACTCTTAACCTTGCTTGAAAGGTCTCTCTCTTTTCCGCTCAAACCCCTGAACTTGTCTAAAATTGGTCATTGGTGCATATCAGCATggtttatgcaaatttgtcacaagtgaCGGCCAACTGTGAAAACGCAAAGTGAGCACCGGATCCAAGATGGTTAAAACATCATCAGACTATGGTAAGACTTCAATTCTCCACTAATTTATAAAGTATATTCTTATGTGTTCCATGTGCAATCAACATGCCACATGCTACAAATTACaatttattgctgatgaatGCAATGACAAAGAAACTTTTCTTTCTCAAAATAGTTCAAACAAAGGCTGTGAAATGCAATGGAAGTGGTTGTCAGAAATGTatcaaattgaaatttgacaagtttAAGAATACTGTGGAAGGAATACTTGCTTTTCACCAAAATGGTCATGATAAAATGAAGACCATCACAtaagtttgaatttcaagtctccaaataaaataacaacAGACTCAGgcaaaaatatataaatcaaaCCTTTCCTGAAACCACACAAAATAACTAGTttctcacacacacacacacatacagtATTACAGCCCAAATAACAACAAGCATGTTGTCTTGCACTTGACTAAAGCGGTAAGACATTAAGCAGACTAATCCGTGAATCATTTGCTATCGCCGCTGTTTTGAAGTCCTGGTTTGAGTGATGTTGACCTTTTGTGGTGCCGTGACCTTTCATCACCTCCTTAGTGATGTTCAATTTGTCAAGGAACTGAAGGTTTGTTCAGTTTCGGGATTTTTTGGGGGTTTAATTGAACTGTTCAATGATTTAAATTGAATCATTTAATTCAATCGTTTTGATACGAAAAGTAAAATTAAGTCAGCTTGTTGCATCAAATTTTTGCATCTTAGTGTTGAAACAGTGCAACATGTATTTTCATTCCTGTATATctcaaatgattttatttttttaccaaaagACCACTCTAAATGTAGACAAAATCATTGTCCCCGGTGCTTTGCTTTCATGTAGTTAAAAGCTGCAAGACAGTTGAAAAGCCATTCACAGATGTCTGGCAATTGCGCATTTACAACTGCTTGCCGGTGCGTTAAATTAAGGATTTTCACTACGCTTGTCATTGTAGTATTTTTTGGTTGCTTCAAAAGTTATCTTGTAACTTTAGTTTGCATGACACAGCTATCGGACATGcaaaaatccaaaaacattCACCTATTTGTGTTTAATAGGCCAAAAGCTAAACTTGGCATAGCCAGACGACGAGACTTTAATTTTGTGACATTACTTTTCGAAAGCATCGAAGCTTTTGTGATGCAAATTCTTCGCAAAGTTAGACTTTGGTCAATGCGTTTGTGTTTTTGAATGCAAACATGTTGAAAGTCAAACGCAAACTAGTTAAAGACTATTTTGAAACGTGTTTGGTGCTTCGCTTATCTCTGAGTGGTACTGTATGTAAAAGATTAGgaaatacagtcaactctctctaagacggacaccaCTGGGACCCACCTCAGCTGTCCGTTTTAGAGAGGTGTCCAGCTTATACAAAGTTGACGTAACATgaccaggggtttcaatagaagccggttaccggcggtataccgccgcctgctttgcctctcaccgccggctagtttgccttgattttcactaaaaatgctatcataaacttgtcaaactgccgccttcaataggctatcatggacggctatttcagaagttattgaaacccctgcatgACCCCAGTAATTCTGAGATAATAATGCTGAACCTGTGCACAGTGAATACACGtatgtttaaagtttgttttaagttatttacttgaacgcaacctacctgttttagattacaatacaattcggttgtcacctccaagttattttttgaatgggatgatgactgatttaattttaacttgtactgtatGTGTTCCGATGACAAGATAAGAACTGTCAATTAAATGtctggtgttaaaaagagtcaCACACCAgaatttttcttccctaaattgtAATTTGAGATCACATTCAGCACCTCACAAGTGTTTGTTGACTATTTCaaagtgtccgttgtccgtctTTGGAGGTGTCCGTGTTACAGAGAGTTTGGTTATAGTAAAATGACTAAGAAATGGCCGGGACCTGTCCGTTAAGtgagagttgactgtataaATCCTTACATAAATCCTTACATAAATCGCTCTCTCTCCCTCtcattttgtttacatttcttgCATTAAAAATCAATTCTTTGCACCATGAGATCTATAACTTGAAAGTCTACTGGTTCTTTCCAGCGGCAAACTTTGTCTTTTCTCCAGCAGCAAAATTGCGGCTCGATTTTGCAGAGGGAACATAATTGGCATGATGTGTGGGTGACGCTGCATGGTTATCCTTGCcctaccctgcaagcagagtgTCCTTTGATCTTCCTACAAAAATCAGGAAGAAGGAGGAGGCTGCCAGCCGTTTCAACTTTCTGTGAGTCAGTCCAGTACCAACTTGTCAAACCactattttttttcacttttgggcatgtctaaattcccatgagtatttcctccatCTGTCAattacagaaactagtctgcCAGAAAACtacagttttcca
This window harbors:
- the LOC137999983 gene encoding guanine nucleotide-binding protein G(i) subunit alpha, coding for MGCTISGEDKAAVERSKMIDKTLRADGERAAREVKLLLLGAGESGKSTIVKQMKIIHEHGYTQEECAQYKQVVYSNTIQSMIAIIRALGTLKIEFGHNDRADDARELFALAGSMEDVKFTPELVSIMKRLWHDSGVQNCFSRSREYQLNDSASYYLNELDRLGSPSYIPTEQDVLRTRVKTTGIVETHFTFKDLHFKMFDVGGQRSERKKWIHCFEGVTAIIFCVALSAYDLVLAEDEEMNRMMESMKLFDSICNNKWFTDTSIILFLNKKDLFGAKITHSPLTICFPEYTGSNTYEEAAAYIQLQFENLNKRKDTKEIYTHFTCATDTNNIQFVFDAVTDVIIKNNLKDCGLF